A portion of the Pedobacter cryoconitis genome contains these proteins:
- the rpsG gene encoding 30S ribosomal protein S7, translated as MRKSKPKKRIILPDPKFNDVQVTRFVNNMMYDGKKSIAYSIFYDAVELAEKKAGENGLEVWKRALTNVMPAVEVKSRRVGGANFQVPTEVRPDRKIALGMKWLISYARRRGEKTMKEKLAGEIVSAAKGEGAAVKKKEDTHKMAEANKAFSHFRF; from the coding sequence ATGAGAAAGTCAAAACCAAAAAAGAGAATTATCCTTCCTGATCCGAAATTTAACGATGTTCAGGTGACGAGATTTGTAAACAATATGATGTACGATGGAAAAAAATCTATCGCTTACTCTATTTTTTATGATGCAGTAGAATTAGCTGAGAAAAAAGCTGGTGAAAATGGATTAGAAGTATGGAAACGTGCTCTAACAAATGTAATGCCTGCAGTTGAGGTTAAGTCACGCCGTGTTGGTGGTGCTAACTTCCAGGTTCCTACTGAAGTTCGTCCAGACCGTAAAATTGCTTTAGGCATGAAATGGTTAATTTCTTATGCACGCAGACGTGGTGAAAAAACCATGAAAGAAAAATTAGCAGGAGAAATCGTTTCAGCTGCTAAAGGTGAAGGTGCTGCAGTTAAGAAGAAAGAAGATACGCATAAAATGGCTGAAGCCAACAAAGCGTTCTCACATTTCCGTTTTTAA
- the rpsL gene encoding 30S ribosomal protein S12 — protein MPTIQQLVRKGRVALEFKSKSPALDSCPQRRGVCTRVYTTTPKKPNSAMRKVARVRLTNGKEVNAYIPGEGHNLQEHSIVLIRGGRVKDLPGVRYHIIRGALDTSGVAGRNQRRSKYGTKRPKPGQVAAAPTKGKKK, from the coding sequence ATGCCAACCATTCAACAATTAGTTAGAAAAGGTAGAGTAGCACTGGAGTTCAAGAGTAAGTCTCCTGCGTTGGACAGCTGTCCACAGCGAAGAGGTGTATGTACACGTGTATATACCACTACCCCTAAAAAACCAAACTCAGCAATGCGTAAAGTTGCACGTGTACGTTTGACCAATGGAAAAGAAGTTAACGCTTATATTCCTGGAGAAGGTCACAACTTACAAGAGCACTCCATTGTATTGATCCGTGGTGGTCGTGTTAAAGATTTACCAGGTGTACGTTATCACATCATCCGTGGAGCTTTAGATACTTCAGGAGTTGCTGGTCGTAACCAACGTCGTTCAAAATACGGTACTAAACGTCCTAAACCAGGTCAGGTAGCTGCCGCACCAACAAAAGGTAAAAAGAAATAA
- a CDS encoding VF530 family DNA-binding protein: MAEEKQVNNPLHGKTLEFILKQLVWHYGWPEMGAMIKIACFNNDPSLKSSLTFLRKTEWARKKVEKLYLDTFH, from the coding sequence ATGGCAGAAGAGAAACAGGTTAATAACCCATTACATGGGAAAACATTGGAGTTTATTCTTAAACAACTGGTGTGGCATTATGGATGGCCCGAAATGGGTGCAATGATAAAAATTGCTTGTTTTAACAATGACCCAAGTTTAAAATCAAGTCTGACTTTTTTAAGAAAGACGGAGTGGGCACGTAAGAAAGTAGAGAAACTTTACCTGGATACATTTCATTAA
- a CDS encoding mechanosensitive ion channel family protein, producing the protein MREFRFTHTLNTSSRWTYNLLVKWGMPEDLAAFVNLFLLMFALLIVIYIFHHTVRRILRIILIRASKRSKFKFFHHLLNNRFPHFLAQCAPLILVNALIPILFLDFPDMIKPMNAITDVYMVFIVIWIAMTLIKASGDDLRTKSTFREKPIDSYIQVVRMILYLIGAVVIFSHLTGQSPIAFFTAMGAISAVLLLMFKDTIMGFVASIQVTANDTVRIGDWITMTKYGADGDVVAINLTTVKVQNFDKTITTIPTYSLISDSFQNWRGMSEAGGRRIKRAILIKQATIRFITAEEVEEFKKIQSLTSYIEHRQKDIDKNNERLGIDKSLLINGRNLTNAGLYRKYIDNYLNNHSGTHKKMTMMVRHLAPTPNGLPIELYAFTSTTKWADYEYIMADIFDHLIAAARYFDLQIYETEASGDTTSISFNDPLTVSRPPASRQENL; encoded by the coding sequence ATGAGAGAATTTAGATTTACCCACACTTTAAATACAAGCAGCCGATGGACTTATAACCTGCTGGTCAAATGGGGAATGCCCGAAGACCTCGCAGCCTTTGTCAATCTTTTCCTGCTGATGTTTGCACTGCTCATTGTTATCTATATCTTTCACCATACCGTGAGAAGGATATTAAGGATCATTCTGATCCGGGCCAGCAAACGTTCTAAATTTAAATTCTTTCATCATTTACTCAACAACAGGTTTCCCCATTTCTTAGCCCAATGCGCACCGCTCATCCTGGTCAATGCACTCATTCCAATCCTTTTTTTGGATTTCCCGGATATGATCAAACCTATGAATGCCATTACAGATGTATACATGGTATTTATTGTGATCTGGATTGCAATGACACTAATCAAAGCCAGTGGCGATGATCTCCGGACGAAATCAACGTTCCGTGAAAAACCTATAGACAGTTATATCCAGGTTGTGCGGATGATCCTTTACCTGATTGGTGCAGTAGTCATTTTCTCTCACCTTACCGGACAATCCCCTATTGCCTTTTTTACAGCAATGGGTGCGATATCAGCGGTCTTGTTATTAATGTTTAAGGATACTATTATGGGCTTTGTAGCCAGTATTCAGGTCACTGCCAACGACACAGTAAGGATCGGTGACTGGATCACCATGACTAAATATGGAGCAGACGGTGACGTTGTTGCGATTAATCTGACCACAGTAAAAGTGCAGAACTTTGATAAAACGATCACGACCATTCCTACCTATTCCCTGATCTCAGATTCCTTTCAGAACTGGCGTGGAATGAGTGAAGCAGGTGGCAGAAGGATCAAAAGAGCAATCCTGATCAAGCAAGCTACGATCAGGTTTATTACTGCTGAGGAAGTCGAAGAGTTCAAGAAAATACAATCTCTCACCAGTTATATCGAACATCGTCAAAAAGACATCGATAAGAACAACGAGCGCTTAGGAATCGACAAATCCCTTTTAATCAACGGAAGAAATCTGACGAATGCCGGATTGTACAGAAAATACATTGACAATTATCTGAACAACCACTCAGGAACGCATAAAAAGATGACCATGATGGTCCGGCATCTTGCGCCTACACCGAACGGATTGCCGATAGAACTTTACGCTTTTACCAGCACCACTAAATGGGCTGACTATGAATATATTATGGCCGATATTTTCGATCACCTGATAGCTGCTGCCCGTTACTTCGATCTTCAGATTTATGAAACAGAAGCTTCTGGCGATACCACCAGTATTAGTTTTAATGATCCCCTGACCGTCAGCCGTCCGCCGGCCTCCCGTCAGGAAAATCTTTAG